A region of Pyxidicoccus parkwaysis DNA encodes the following proteins:
- a CDS encoding VOC family protein — translation MMPAVDKHAVGTPAWMDLMTPDLEKARAFYGGLFGWKFQVGPKETHFYSMCQVDGRNVAGMGERPRDAPLPPAWSVYFEVDDIDAYAARVRKHGGHVGMGPMDVMDAGRLAFCSDPTGAHFGLWQSKQHHGAQRVNEPGSMTWHEVNTRDGARARDFYAAVFGLEPKKMEGMEYWTLHKGPDVVAGVYQTNGKEGTSAPAHWMSYFAVADTDATVKKATELGGKVLAPPMDTPYGRMAVVADPAGATFSVIKLAMPAQGK, via the coding sequence ATGATGCCCGCGGTGGACAAACACGCGGTGGGAACCCCTGCCTGGATGGACCTGATGACGCCGGACCTGGAGAAGGCCCGGGCCTTCTACGGCGGGCTCTTCGGTTGGAAGTTCCAGGTCGGCCCGAAGGAGACGCACTTCTACTCGATGTGCCAGGTGGACGGCCGCAACGTGGCCGGCATGGGCGAGCGCCCACGGGACGCGCCCCTCCCTCCCGCGTGGAGCGTCTACTTCGAGGTGGACGACATCGACGCGTATGCCGCGCGCGTGCGCAAGCACGGCGGCCACGTGGGCATGGGCCCCATGGACGTCATGGACGCGGGGCGGCTCGCGTTCTGCTCGGACCCCACGGGCGCGCACTTCGGGCTGTGGCAGTCCAAGCAGCACCACGGCGCGCAGCGGGTGAACGAGCCCGGCAGCATGACGTGGCACGAGGTGAACACGCGCGACGGCGCCCGCGCGCGTGACTTCTACGCCGCCGTCTTCGGACTGGAGCCGAAGAAGATGGAGGGCATGGAGTACTGGACCCTGCACAAGGGCCCGGATGTGGTGGCCGGCGTCTACCAGACGAACGGCAAGGAAGGCACGAGCGCGCCGGCGCACTGGATGAGCTACTTCGCCGTGGCGGACACCGACGCGACGGTGAAGAAGGCCACCGAGCTGGGCGGCAAGGTGCTCGCCCCGCCCATGGACACGCCCTATGGCCGCATGGCCGTGGTGGCCGACCCCGCCGGCGCGACGTTCTCTGTCATCAAGCTGGCCATGCCCGCACAGGGCAAGTAG
- a CDS encoding cyclic nucleotide-binding domain-containing protein codes for MGSEDVITALRRVPLFSRLTDEQLQWMAQHGRQLRFAAGSRVAIQGDRADGLSVILDGRTEWTRRVGEQDAPVATLGAGELFGELILFLNAPYPSTGVAATDVRLFRLEPATFWELLRVAPVLSRGLMELASQRQQPHETSSKQQPELLSAGQLTAGLAGELENPAASSRRSAARLRDTLRVVSARAMALGEHGLSPAQRMALLALPREAAERGRTSPLLEPVARAEREEALGTWLESRGVAEAWEAAPVLVASGLDVAWLESVSTRVGEALLGDVLGWLVAAVTCDVLLAEVERGTARVSTLAEAMKAYSFLDALPMQEGDLHEGLERTLSVLSHRLSDRITVERQYDRSLPPFTAEDGALEEVWTQLVLNALQALGERGGRLRLRTWAENGRAVVEVADDGPGIPKDLMPRVFEPFFSTRPHAAGLGLDVCRRIVERHGGELRVLSEPGGTRVQVRLPV; via the coding sequence ATGGGAAGCGAGGACGTCATCACAGCGCTGCGCCGGGTACCGTTGTTCTCCCGGCTCACCGACGAGCAACTCCAGTGGATGGCCCAGCACGGGCGGCAGCTGCGCTTCGCGGCGGGCTCGCGCGTCGCCATCCAGGGAGACCGGGCTGACGGGCTCTCCGTCATCCTGGATGGCCGCACGGAGTGGACTCGCCGCGTGGGAGAGCAGGACGCGCCCGTCGCGACGCTCGGCGCGGGCGAGCTCTTCGGCGAGCTCATCCTCTTCCTGAACGCGCCCTACCCCTCCACCGGCGTCGCGGCGACGGACGTGCGCCTGTTCCGCCTGGAGCCCGCCACCTTCTGGGAATTGCTGCGCGTGGCGCCGGTGCTCAGCCGCGGGCTGATGGAGCTGGCGTCTCAGCGCCAGCAGCCCCACGAGACGAGCTCGAAGCAGCAGCCGGAGCTCCTGTCCGCCGGCCAGCTTACGGCCGGGCTGGCGGGAGAGCTGGAGAATCCCGCCGCCTCCTCCCGGCGGAGCGCCGCGCGCCTGCGCGACACCCTGCGCGTGGTGTCGGCGCGAGCCATGGCGCTGGGAGAGCACGGCCTGTCCCCGGCGCAGCGGATGGCCCTGCTCGCCCTGCCGCGCGAGGCCGCCGAGCGCGGCCGGACGTCTCCCCTGCTGGAGCCCGTGGCCCGCGCCGAGCGCGAGGAGGCGCTGGGCACCTGGCTGGAGTCGCGCGGCGTGGCGGAGGCGTGGGAGGCGGCGCCGGTGCTGGTGGCCTCGGGGCTGGACGTGGCGTGGCTGGAGTCCGTGTCCACGCGCGTGGGCGAGGCGCTGCTGGGCGACGTGCTCGGTTGGCTGGTGGCGGCGGTGACGTGCGACGTGCTGCTGGCCGAGGTGGAGCGCGGCACCGCGCGCGTGTCCACGCTGGCCGAGGCCATGAAGGCCTACAGCTTCCTGGACGCCCTGCCCATGCAGGAGGGAGACCTGCACGAAGGCCTGGAGCGCACGCTGTCGGTGCTGAGCCACCGCCTGTCGGACCGCATCACCGTGGAGCGCCAGTACGACCGGAGCCTGCCGCCCTTCACGGCAGAGGACGGCGCGCTCGAGGAGGTGTGGACGCAGCTGGTGCTCAACGCGCTGCAGGCGCTGGGCGAGCGCGGCGGCCGCCTGCGGCTGCGCACGTGGGCGGAGAACGGCCGCGCGGTGGTGGAGGTGGCGGACGACGGGCCCGGCATCCCGAAAGATTTGATGCCGCGCGTGTTCGAGCCCTTCTTCAGCACGCGGCCCCACGCGGCGGGCCTGGGCCTGGACGTCTGCCGCCGCATCGTCGAGCGGCATGGTGGCGAGCTGCGCGTGCTGTCCGAGCCCGGCGGCACGCGCGTCCAGGTGCGACTGCCCGTGTAG